A region from the Mya arenaria isolate MELC-2E11 chromosome 2, ASM2691426v1 genome encodes:
- the LOC128222774 gene encoding peptidoglycan recognition protein 1-like produces the protein MKDFTLLLIVAEIITSWTFAEQCACATVNVNVRTEAGVGHHILTTLLTGSCLPFKGNRQVVSGASWVNVDYNGQDAWIHEGYVAIRTCDGTGGSQLPGCPHIIPRAEWGARPPTHTIPQLSHTPTYMFIHHGASGFCHAKDDCIAKVQAYQNYHMDVHGWPDIGYSFVVGEDGNIYEARGWDEVGAHTYGYNSVGLAICVIGDFTHRVPNDAALNAVKQLIQCGLDNHKLTSTYTLRGHRDMFDTACPGDQLYALIQHWSHY, from the exons ATGAAGGATTTCACTCTCCTGCTTATTGTGGCGGAGATAATCACCAGCTGGACATTTGCTGAGCAATGTGCGTGCGCAACGGTCAATGTAAATGTGCGAACTGAGGCAGGAGTCGGTCACCACATATTGACAACACTCCTCACAGGTTCCTGTCTGCCATTCAAAGGGAACAGGCAGGTTGTCAGCGGAGCTTCTTGGGTCAATGTTGACTACAATGGACAG GACGCCTGGATCCACGAAGGATATGTGGCCATTCGAACGTGTGATGGCACAGGTGGTTCCCAGCTCCCCGGATGCCCGCACATCATTCCCCGTGCAGAGTGGGGCGCCCGTCCCCCAACCCACACAATACCTCAGCTGAGCCACACCCCTACGTACATGTTCATCCATCACGGAGCCTCTGGATTCTGCCACGCCAAGGATGATTGTATCGCAAAGGTTCAGGCCTATCAGAATTATCACATGGACGTCCATG gCTGGCCGGACATCGGTTACAGTTTCGTTGTCGGCGAGGACGGGAACATTTACGAGGCCCGGGGTTGGGATGAGGTAGGAGCCCACACATACGGCTACAACTCCGTGGGATTAG CTATATGTGTGATTGGTGATTTCACCCACCGGGTGCCTAACGACGCTGCCCTGAACGCCGTGAAGCAGTTGATTCAATGTGGCCTGGACAACCACAAGCTGACGTCCACGTACACGCTCAGGGGTCATCGTGACATGTTTGACACGGCCTGCCCGGGGGACCAGCTGTATGCCCTCATCCAACACTGGTCACACTATTAG